From Dendropsophus ebraccatus isolate aDenEbr1 chromosome 2, aDenEbr1.pat, whole genome shotgun sequence, a single genomic window includes:
- the LOC138784142 gene encoding histamine H3 receptor-like, with product MSAYHNNGSKNYVEDSVFFTSSNISNQTQTVDDVRIFQAVLMSLMISVTGTGNALVILGFVTNKKLRTASNYFILNLAISDFLTGTFSLPLYLKNFIINRGWVLGRSICKLWLTIDYTLCQCTIYNIVLISCDRFLAVTKAVKYRHEQQNLKAAFMKMAVVWIIAFLNFGPAIILWEYVVGYSVMPDNECNPEFYYSSRYSLYSSIFDFFTPMSAIAFFNLSIYFNIRGRMRNKVQNGGGNSSDSHSGKKSNDIFVVNCTEDLSHYITTSPQRNQKLETAKKKSNVKYWFLFYKTKNHKAAAKSARNEKTNGDGTLDTTKNSALAKDKKMAKSLAILVGTFCICWAPYSFLTIISEGFCDDLKPLRLAQNPANGKIHIALLLAQYQFSLLFIGFQSNST from the exons ATGTCAGCCTACCACAACAATGGATCTAAGAATTATGTTGAAGATAGCGTGTTCTTCACCAGCAGTAATATTTCCAACCAAACTCAGACTGTGGATGATGTGAGAATCTTCCAAGCTGTTCTCATGTCTCTCATGATCAGTGTAACAGGCACAGGGAATGCACTGGTCATACTTGGGTTTGTGACCAACAAAAAACTCAGAACTGCAAGCAACTACTTCATTTTAAACCTGGCCATCAGCGACTTTCTGACAG GTACTTTCTCTCTTCCCCTGTACTTGAAGAATTTCATCATTAATAGAGGATGGGTCCTTGGAAGAAGTATCTGTAAACTTTGGCTGACTATTGATTACACTTTGTGCCAGTGCACAATCTATAATATCGTCCTTATCAGCTGTGACCGTTTTTTGGCTGTCACCAAAGCT GTAAAATATAGACATGAGCAACAGAATTTGAAAGCAGCTTTCATGAAGATGGCAGTAGTCTGGATTATAGCCTTTCTAAACTTTGGCCCAGCAATTATTCTTTGGGAGTACGTGGTGGGTTATAGTGTGATGCCAGATAATGAATGTAATCCAGAATTTTACTATAGTAGCCGATACTCACTTTACTCGTCTATTTTTGACTTTTTTACACCAATGTCTGCAATAGCTTTTTTTAACCTCAGCATTTATTTTAACATAAGAGGTCGAATGAGGAACAAAGTACAGAACGGTGGTGGTAACTCCAGTGATTCACATAGTGGCAAGAAAAGCAATGACATATTTGTTGTAAATTGTACAGAAGATCTTTCTCACTATATAACAACTTCCCCACAACGTAACCAAAAGCTCGAAACAGCGAAGAAAAAGAGTAATGTGAAATACTGGTTTTTATTCTATAAAACTAAAAATCACAAGGCAGCTGCGAAAAGCGCAAGAAATGAAAAGACAAATGGAGATGGGACCCTCGATACAACCAAAAATTCAGCATTAGCCAAGGACAAGAAAATGGCCAAATCCCTGGCTATTCTTGTGGGCACCTTTTGCATCTGTTGGGCTCCGTACTCTTTCCTAACAATCATCTCAGAGGGATTTTGTGAT GACCTGAAACCATTACGGCTAGCTCAAAATCCTGCAAATGGTAAAATACACATCGCCCTTCTTCTTGCACAATATCAGTTTTCTCTGCTCTTTATTGGCTTCCAATCAAATtctacttaa